In the bacterium genome, one interval contains:
- a CDS encoding 4Fe-4S dicluster domain-containing protein: MARWGMAIDLDRCTGCGNCMAACHQENNLTAVGPEETDQSRAFHWIRLLREVSGSEAHAAVRYKPALCVQCDDPPCVKVCPVHATYLSEEGIVGQIYSRCIGCRYCMAACPYNAKVFNWYEPEWPGELKRKANPDVSFRSHGVVEKCTFCHHRVNHAREQARAEDRELRDGEVVPACAESCPARAIVLGNLDDPESTVSTLARSPRAFRPHEDLGTRPKVFYLEEQE, translated from the coding sequence ATGGCTCGCTGGGGCATGGCAATCGACCTCGACCGTTGCACCGGTTGCGGAAACTGCATGGCCGCGTGCCACCAGGAGAACAACCTGACGGCTGTCGGGCCCGAAGAGACGGATCAGAGTCGAGCCTTTCATTGGATTCGCTTACTGCGCGAAGTCTCGGGGTCGGAGGCTCACGCCGCGGTGCGCTACAAGCCCGCACTCTGCGTGCAGTGTGACGATCCTCCTTGCGTCAAGGTCTGTCCGGTGCACGCGACCTATCTGAGCGAGGAGGGTATCGTCGGCCAGATCTACAGCCGCTGTATCGGTTGCCGCTATTGCATGGCGGCCTGTCCCTACAACGCCAAGGTCTTCAATTGGTACGAGCCTGAATGGCCGGGCGAGTTGAAGCGGAAGGCCAACCCCGATGTCTCGTTTCGCTCGCACGGCGTGGTCGAGAAATGCACCTTCTGTCACCATCGCGTGAATCACGCCCGCGAGCAGGCTCGCGCCGAGGACCGCGAGCTTCGCGACGGCGAGGTCGTTCCCGCCTGCGCGGAGAGCTGCCCGGCGCGGGCCATCGTGCTTGGAAACCTGGACGATCCCGAGAGCACTGTCAGCACCTTGGCGCGCAGTCCGCGCGCATTTCGGCCCCACGAGGACCTCGGCACGAGGCCCAAGGTCTTCTACCTCGAGGAGCAGGAATGA
- a CDS encoding molybdopterin-dependent oxidoreductase, whose protein sequence is MILERREFLKLLGGSVGTVSLGSCGRFLVPDRMVELALRGPGIERQLNTICGLCEGGCGITVRLVDDLPVGIKGNRRHPLNRGGLCPVGQAGLEVLYAPDRLQGPLRRQPDGSFQPTGWDEALSEIAARLGKLESSGDGHKVAFLNGDPGQLFQDLARRFTRALGSSNITHRSGDAALVYKLAQGIDQIPGFDLANSDLVLAVGLDLFEGGAAPLHTINAMVGSREPTNRASSIHIGSRLSPSATKAEERLAVAPGTHAAAVLGIAHVLVREGRYDGRFVDEHTFGFNDWTDDRGKRRLGFRRLLLEQYYPDRAAQLSSSDPRGIIRVARRLARAERPVVVCGGESVSGTNATSTALAAHSLNALLGAFDRPGGVVLPSPVPLAPLAPTEPINGDGGEERAGIFTPAADSTSLGIDPVEALVGSEDLEVLFVSGTNPVYDSPAGGELRKALERIPLVVAFSSFRDETAAAADVVLPASLSLETWRESITPEGVGFSVLGVSQPVTPPLFDSRHPGDALLELARRVGGRLATTLPWSNYEVYLKKRLEGLRTSGQGSVISGSFEESWVHFLEERGWRFLESGDREAFWQSLARKGGWWNPVLARGDWNRMFRTSTGRYEFFSLAFERHLDEIGRLAGESSPEQALRRGVEALGLEVEASADEACLPHFEPPRFAAAGSSSDALTLVPFRPMTGRGDMGVASPMLLEMYGYPVLSGWQTWVELAPETAHELHLEEGDRVTLQAETAAPEPPVEAVVKIEPGAVAGVAHVPSGLGRRGLGGLADDVGANPTEILAAVPDPVSGALATVSTRVRATLVKKRGRGGVRPLTGGHG, encoded by the coding sequence ATGATTCTCGAGCGGCGCGAATTCCTGAAGCTTCTGGGCGGTTCGGTGGGCACCGTATCCCTGGGCTCCTGCGGGCGCTTTCTGGTCCCTGACCGGATGGTCGAACTGGCTCTTCGGGGGCCCGGAATCGAACGCCAGCTCAACACGATCTGCGGCCTCTGTGAGGGCGGGTGCGGAATCACCGTCCGACTGGTGGACGATCTGCCTGTGGGAATCAAGGGCAATCGCAGGCATCCGCTCAACCGCGGTGGTCTGTGCCCGGTCGGGCAGGCCGGCCTCGAAGTTCTCTACGCGCCCGACCGGCTGCAGGGACCGCTCCGCCGCCAACCCGACGGGAGTTTCCAGCCGACCGGCTGGGACGAAGCGCTGAGCGAGATCGCCGCTCGCCTGGGCAAGCTCGAGAGCTCTGGCGACGGGCACAAGGTCGCTTTTCTGAACGGCGATCCGGGCCAACTGTTTCAGGATCTCGCTCGGCGCTTCACCCGGGCGCTGGGCTCGTCGAACATCACTCACCGATCGGGCGACGCGGCGTTGGTGTACAAGCTGGCCCAGGGAATAGACCAAATTCCCGGATTCGATCTCGCCAACTCCGATCTGGTGCTGGCGGTTGGGCTGGATTTGTTCGAGGGCGGCGCGGCTCCGCTTCACACCATCAACGCAATGGTGGGCTCTCGAGAACCGACGAACCGGGCGAGCTCGATTCACATCGGCTCGCGGCTCTCACCGAGCGCTACCAAGGCGGAGGAGCGGTTGGCTGTCGCCCCCGGAACTCACGCCGCGGCGGTCCTGGGCATCGCGCACGTTCTGGTGCGCGAAGGGCGCTACGATGGACGGTTCGTCGACGAGCATACGTTCGGTTTCAACGACTGGACCGACGATCGCGGCAAGAGACGGCTCGGGTTCCGCCGGCTCTTGCTCGAGCAGTACTATCCGGATCGCGCGGCACAACTGAGTAGCTCAGATCCGCGCGGCATCATCCGTGTTGCCAGACGCCTCGCTCGCGCCGAGCGGCCAGTAGTGGTCTGTGGCGGCGAGTCTGTCTCGGGCACCAATGCCACTTCGACCGCTCTGGCGGCCCATTCGCTCAACGCGCTGCTCGGCGCTTTCGACCGACCGGGAGGAGTCGTACTGCCGTCGCCGGTTCCGCTCGCGCCCCTCGCACCGACCGAACCGATCAATGGAGACGGAGGCGAAGAGCGCGCCGGCATCTTCACCCCCGCCGCAGACTCCACCAGTCTTGGCATCGATCCGGTCGAAGCTCTGGTCGGTTCTGAAGATCTGGAGGTGCTGTTCGTGTCCGGCACCAACCCCGTCTACGACAGCCCGGCCGGCGGCGAGCTGAGAAAGGCGCTCGAACGCATCCCGTTGGTGGTTGCATTCTCCTCATTCAGGGACGAAACCGCGGCAGCAGCCGATGTCGTGCTGCCTGCGAGCCTGTCTCTCGAAACCTGGCGGGAGTCGATCACGCCCGAAGGCGTGGGGTTCAGCGTTCTAGGAGTCAGTCAGCCTGTTACGCCGCCGCTGTTTGACAGCCGCCACCCGGGTGACGCCTTGCTCGAACTGGCGCGTCGTGTAGGAGGCAGACTCGCAACGACACTGCCCTGGTCCAATTACGAGGTCTATCTCAAGAAGCGCCTCGAAGGACTTCGAACCTCCGGACAGGGCTCGGTCATCTCCGGCTCGTTCGAGGAGTCCTGGGTCCACTTTCTGGAAGAACGGGGCTGGCGTTTTCTGGAAAGCGGCGATCGGGAGGCATTTTGGCAGAGCTTGGCGCGCAAGGGCGGCTGGTGGAATCCGGTCCTGGCGCGGGGCGACTGGAATCGGATGTTTCGCACCTCTACCGGGCGCTATGAGTTCTTTTCGCTGGCGTTCGAGCGCCATCTGGATGAGATCGGGCGGTTGGCGGGCGAGTCCTCACCCGAGCAAGCACTGCGCCGGGGTGTCGAGGCCCTCGGCCTGGAGGTCGAGGCCAGCGCCGACGAAGCGTGCCTGCCGCATTTCGAGCCGCCCAGGTTTGCCGCCGCGGGCAGTTCGAGCGACGCCTTGACGTTGGTGCCATTTCGACCGATGACCGGCCGCGGCGACATGGGCGTGGCTTCGCCGATGCTGCTCGAGATGTACGGCTATCCGGTGCTCTCGGGATGGCAGACCTGGGTCGAGCTGGCACCCGAAACGGCGCATGAGCTCCATCTCGAAGAAGGCGATCGGGTGACGCTTCAAGCCGAGACCGCTGCTCCCGAGCCGCCAGTCGAAGCAGTCGTCAAGATCGAGCCGGGTGCCGTGGCGGGCGTTGCTCATGTGCCCTCCGGCCTGGGCAGGCGGGGCCTCGGCGGCTTGGCGGACGATGTCGGCGCCAACCCGACAGAGATCCTGGCGGCGGTCCCCGATCCGGTTTCCGGCGCGCTGGCCACGGTCTCGACACGGGTGCGGGCGACTCTGGTCAAGAAGCGCGGGCGTGGCGGTGTGCGGCCGCTCACCGGAGGTCACGGCTGA
- a CDS encoding cytochrome c3 family protein, producing the protein MPVRQPLAFNHNVHVEELGFECLDCHLYAMTSERATIPNIENCADCHEEAQTESPEEAKLVEYIAAGERVPWRKVYRVPEHVYFSHRRHAAIAAIECEVCHGPVNEQVKPIRRPHWRPTMDNCIECHEESGASNDCVHCHY; encoded by the coding sequence TTGCCCGTTCGACAACCGCTCGCTTTCAATCACAACGTCCACGTCGAGGAGCTCGGATTCGAGTGTTTGGACTGCCATCTCTATGCGATGACCTCCGAGCGCGCCACCATACCCAACATAGAGAACTGCGCCGACTGTCACGAAGAGGCGCAGACCGAATCTCCCGAAGAAGCGAAGCTGGTGGAGTACATCGCGGCCGGCGAGCGGGTTCCGTGGCGCAAGGTGTACCGCGTTCCAGAGCACGTTTATTTTTCTCACCGGCGGCACGCCGCGATCGCCGCGATCGAGTGCGAGGTCTGTCATGGGCCGGTAAACGAGCAGGTGAAACCCATTCGCCGGCCGCATTGGCGGCCGACGATGGACAACTGCATCGAATGTCACGAGGAATCGGGTGCATCGAACGACTGTGTCCACTGTCACTATTGA
- a CDS encoding cytochrome bc complex cytochrome b subunit: protein MSQTTQKLLGWLSTRLNLTEVFSLLTSYGLFYTELDPRKPLAEALEEALEKPVPSYSRWPRVLGLVVLVLLAVEILTGGLLALYYLPTPQSAHASVATILRDVDFGALIYQTHFWGAQMLIAVLILRLVRFFLQRVYRRPRELVWVFGVLLLLVSLHADLTGRFLPWTTSSYWSTVRAIEVLATVPVISNGMLFFIGTGGSFISDVALIRSYILHIAVLPLLALALVYFHFSTVRRIGLSGEEKTTSIPGRRAVRAHLASLAIIFVLLLGVLMTFAVLAPLPFESKADPFSTPSGIGPPWYLLAPFGLLEMTAGFLPRWIVGLAMLMATVAAVALPFLHRPRPEEAGGRRPLVWAAAAIIVVSWVLLTLYGASVA, encoded by the coding sequence ATGAGCCAGACCACACAAAAGCTACTCGGGTGGCTCTCGACCCGACTCAACCTGACCGAGGTCTTTTCTCTCCTCACCAGTTACGGTTTGTTTTACACGGAGCTCGATCCGAGGAAGCCGCTCGCAGAAGCGCTCGAGGAGGCCCTGGAAAAGCCGGTTCCTTCTTACAGTCGATGGCCCAGGGTACTCGGTTTGGTCGTCCTGGTTCTGCTGGCGGTCGAGATCCTCACCGGCGGCCTGCTCGCGCTGTACTACCTGCCGACTCCACAAAGCGCGCACGCCAGCGTGGCGACCATCCTCCGGGACGTCGATTTCGGAGCCTTGATCTACCAGACACATTTCTGGGGCGCCCAGATGTTGATCGCGGTCTTGATCCTGCGACTGGTCCGTTTCTTTCTTCAACGGGTCTATCGCCGGCCGCGAGAGCTGGTCTGGGTCTTCGGCGTGCTCCTGCTCTTGGTTTCTCTGCACGCCGACTTGACCGGCAGGTTCCTACCTTGGACGACCTCCTCCTACTGGTCCACGGTGAGAGCGATCGAAGTTCTGGCGACGGTGCCCGTGATCAGCAACGGGATGCTTTTCTTCATCGGCACGGGAGGCTCTTTCATCTCTGATGTAGCACTTATACGCAGCTACATCCTTCACATCGCGGTGCTGCCCCTACTGGCCCTCGCCCTCGTCTACTTCCATTTCTCGACCGTGAGGCGCATCGGACTCAGCGGTGAGGAGAAGACGACCAGTATACCCGGCCGGCGAGCCGTTCGTGCTCATCTCGCCAGCTTGGCGATCATCTTCGTGCTCTTGCTCGGGGTCCTGATGACTTTCGCCGTGCTCGCGCCGCTCCCGTTCGAGAGCAAAGCGGACCCCTTTTCGACGCCTTCAGGTATCGGTCCCCCCTGGTATCTACTCGCCCCGTTCGGCCTGCTCGAGATGACCGCCGGATTCCTGCCCCGATGGATCGTCGGCTTGGCCATGCTGATGGCGACCGTGGCCGCGGTCGCCCTTCCGTTCCTGCACCGCCCGCGGCCCGAAGAAGCCGGAGGCCGGAGGCCGCTGGTTTGGGCGGCGGCCGCGATCATTGTGGTCTCATGGGTACTGCTGACCCTGTATGGAGCGAGTGTGGCATGA
- a CDS encoding Rieske (2Fe-2S) protein: protein MSSNQPSGSQSPERRRFLVWLVRGFGSLWALGAAWVAAAFVQPPKGGRGLGETTLDAGTTDSLTIGQGRLVRHGRQPVWVVRTGEDAYVGMSAVCTHLHCVLDWDPERRVMDCPCHAGSFDLNGNVLSGPAPVPLERYVVETRMGRLVVNLHRT, encoded by the coding sequence ATGTCTAGTAATCAGCCCTCAGGTAGTCAGTCCCCGGAAAGGCGCCGATTCCTTGTCTGGCTGGTAAGAGGTTTCGGGTCTCTTTGGGCGCTCGGAGCCGCCTGGGTCGCGGCGGCTTTCGTCCAACCGCCAAAGGGTGGACGGGGGCTGGGGGAGACGACCCTCGATGCGGGCACGACCGACTCACTGACAATAGGCCAAGGCCGTCTTGTGCGGCACGGCCGTCAGCCGGTATGGGTCGTTCGTACCGGTGAAGACGCCTATGTGGGTATGTCGGCCGTTTGTACTCATCTTCACTGCGTCCTCGACTGGGATCCGGAAAGACGCGTCATGGACTGTCCTTGCCACGCGGGCTCCTTCGACCTGAATGGCAATGTCCTCTCCGGTCCGGCGCCGGTACCGCTCGAGCGCTACGTGGTCGAGACCAGGATGGGCCGTCTGGTCGTCAACCTGCACCGGACATGA
- a CDS encoding SDR family NAD(P)-dependent oxidoreductase, with protein MRVVILGSTRGMGRALARLMAERGDRLFLLGRDSEVLAKTARDLEVRAGSGLQIGIGICDLEQPQSLGPALAEADATLGGFDCVVVTAGIFASQAELENDPEATRRILEVDFVRTIEFCEEARRRLLTGGGGTLCVFSSVAGERGRKPVILYGAAKAGLSTYLEGLDHKFRRQGLVTVCVKPGFVKTGMTAGHKPPPFAGEPNAVARRVLRAIDRGTPVVYAPGAWRWIMLVIRHLPRTVMRRIGF; from the coding sequence GTGAGAGTCGTAATCCTGGGCTCCACCCGAGGCATGGGGCGAGCTCTTGCCCGCCTGATGGCCGAGCGTGGTGATCGTCTTTTCCTGCTCGGACGCGACTCGGAAGTTCTGGCGAAGACCGCCCGCGATCTCGAGGTGCGCGCCGGTTCGGGCCTTCAGATAGGAATCGGAATCTGCGACCTCGAACAACCGCAGAGCCTGGGGCCGGCACTCGCCGAAGCGGACGCTACGCTCGGAGGCTTCGACTGTGTGGTCGTCACGGCCGGCATCTTCGCCTCCCAGGCTGAGCTCGAGAACGACCCCGAAGCCACGCGCCGGATTCTCGAGGTCGATTTCGTGCGCACGATCGAGTTTTGCGAAGAAGCCCGGCGCCGGCTGCTGACAGGGGGTGGCGGTACGCTCTGCGTCTTCAGCTCGGTCGCCGGCGAGCGCGGCAGAAAGCCCGTGATCCTCTATGGCGCGGCCAAGGCCGGGCTCAGCACTTACCTCGAGGGACTCGACCACAAGTTCAGGCGCCAAGGCCTGGTGACCGTCTGCGTCAAGCCCGGTTTCGTCAAGACCGGCATGACCGCAGGTCACAAGCCGCCGCCTTTCGCCGGCGAGCCGAATGCCGTAGCGCGCCGTGTGCTACGGGCGATCGACCGGGGCACTCCCGTGGTCTATGCACCCGGAGCCTGGCGCTGGATCATGTTGGTGATCCGGCACTTGCCGCGCACCGTGATGCGGCGAATCGGTTTCTAA
- a CDS encoding FAD-binding oxidoreductase, with translation MQTSDETLQGWGGTRAAGIEIRSDDLPSITRGAVLTRGLGRSYGDSALPPPGTHQIPGCALADRILSFDSSTGVLRAEAGLSIEEIQRVFLPRNWSFPVLPGTQFVTLGGAVGADIHGKNHHIDGTIGNHINEMLLRLADDSLIRCSRKENDDLFRATLGGMGLTGHILEVEVTLKRIPSPWIWAESERVTGIDAFIEALADAARSWPYTAGWMDALVRGDNLGRGILIRGRWAGASEAPARPPRPKRRLSVPFTFPGWVLNSLSVRAFNNFYFHKHPRRAKRGIAHPESFFHPLDVVRRWNLIYGRRGFTQHQCVLPEKERPGATKRYLEALTAGGLGSFLCVIKDCGSEGEGLLSFPRPGISIAVDLPMRARTQEIVNELNERVLEAGGRIYLAKDALSSAEHFQAMESRLEEFQAVRRRWDPEGRLRSAQSVRLLGDPA, from the coding sequence ATGCAAACGAGCGACGAGACCTTACAGGGGTGGGGTGGCACTCGGGCTGCGGGGATCGAGATACGCAGCGACGACCTACCCTCAATCACTCGCGGTGCCGTGCTGACGCGAGGCCTCGGAAGATCCTACGGTGACTCCGCGCTACCGCCTCCCGGCACTCATCAAATTCCGGGCTGCGCTCTGGCGGACCGTATCCTGTCCTTCGACTCGAGCACCGGCGTGCTTCGCGCCGAGGCCGGTCTATCGATCGAAGAGATCCAGCGCGTCTTCTTGCCCCGCAACTGGAGCTTCCCGGTTCTCCCCGGTACTCAGTTCGTGACACTCGGAGGCGCCGTCGGCGCCGATATTCACGGCAAGAACCATCACATCGACGGAACCATAGGGAACCACATCAACGAAATGCTGCTTCGTCTGGCGGACGATTCGCTGATTCGCTGCTCGCGTAAGGAGAACGACGACCTCTTCCGAGCGACGCTGGGAGGCATGGGTCTGACCGGACATATCCTGGAGGTCGAGGTCACCCTGAAGCGAATTCCGTCGCCCTGGATCTGGGCGGAGAGCGAGCGCGTGACCGGAATCGACGCCTTCATCGAAGCCCTGGCGGACGCCGCCCGGAGCTGGCCCTACACGGCGGGCTGGATGGACGCGCTGGTCCGGGGCGACAATCTCGGCCGTGGCATCCTGATACGTGGTCGCTGGGCGGGGGCGAGCGAGGCGCCTGCCAGGCCGCCGCGACCCAAGCGTCGCCTGTCGGTGCCTTTCACTTTCCCCGGCTGGGTCCTGAACTCACTCTCCGTGCGGGCGTTCAACAACTTCTACTTCCACAAACATCCCCGGCGCGCGAAACGGGGCATCGCTCACCCGGAGAGCTTCTTCCACCCGCTCGACGTCGTCCGGCGCTGGAATCTCATTTACGGCAGACGGGGATTCACTCAGCACCAGTGCGTGCTGCCCGAGAAGGAACGCCCGGGCGCCACCAAACGCTATCTGGAGGCGCTGACCGCCGGGGGCCTCGGTTCGTTTCTATGCGTGATCAAGGACTGCGGTTCCGAAGGCGAGGGCTTGCTGTCCTTCCCGCGGCCCGGGATCTCGATCGCGGTCGATCTTCCGATGCGCGCCCGTACGCAAGAGATCGTCAATGAGCTCAACGAACGTGTCCTCGAGGCCGGTGGTCGCATCTATCTGGCCAAAGACGCGCTTTCGAGCGCCGAGCACTTTCAAGCCATGGAGAGCCGGCTCGAAGAGTTCCAAGCGGTGCGCCGCAGGTGGGACCCGGAAGGGCGTCTGCGCAGCGCGCAGTCGGTGCGACTGCTGGGAGATCCCGCGTGA
- a CDS encoding superoxide dismutase family protein, whose translation MEEPVAVESMTALARLEPRSDTTASGMVMFSQDGDTVAITAHIEGAPPGTHGLHIHEVGDCSSDNFKSAGGHFNPTDAPHGGPGDAERHAGDLGNIEIGEDGSGHLELTSDLITLGEGENSIVGRGVILHEKADDLVSQPTGAAGSRLACGVVALGGEG comes from the coding sequence ATGGAAGAGCCCGTTGCCGTCGAATCCATGACGGCTCTCGCGAGGCTCGAACCGCGGTCCGATACGACGGCGTCGGGAATGGTGATGTTCTCGCAAGACGGAGATACCGTCGCGATCACCGCGCATATCGAGGGCGCGCCTCCCGGAACGCATGGTCTCCACATTCACGAGGTCGGCGACTGCAGTTCGGACAACTTCAAGTCCGCCGGGGGCCACTTCAATCCGACCGATGCGCCCCACGGGGGTCCCGGTGACGCCGAGCGGCATGCCGGCGATCTCGGTAACATCGAGATCGGCGAGGACGGATCCGGCCATCTCGAGTTGACATCGGACCTGATTACCCTCGGCGAGGGCGAGAACTCCATTGTCGGTCGGGGCGTGATTCTGCATGAGAAGGCCGACGATCTCGTGTCGCAGCCGACCGGAGCGGCGGGTTCGCGGCTCGCGTGCGGTGTCGTTGCCCTTGGTGGAGAGGGCTGA
- the aceE gene encoding pyruvate dehydrogenase (acetyl-transferring), homodimeric type — protein sequence MEANDKVVTLDSSFPPSDIDPQETREWKDALAEVIERDGPARAHFLIEALVEKARRTGAYLPFNATTAYINTIPPHQEARRAGDPSLERRIKSIIRWNAMAMVVKANRKGGGLGGHIASYQSVANLFEVGFNHFFHAPSDEHGGDLVMFQGHSSPGVYARAFLEGRITEEQLNHFREEVGGNGLSSYPHPWLMPGFWQFPTVSMGLTSISAIYQARFMKYLHNRGLVDTEGRKVWAFLGDGEMDEPESLGAISLATREKLDNLIFVINCNLQRLDGPVRGNGKIIQELEAVFRGAGWNVIKVVWGSNWDPLIARDQSGLLRRRMEEVVDGEYQAFAANDGAFVRENFFGKYPELKEMVADMSDEDLWRLKRGGHDPQKVYAAYAAAVKHEGRPTVILAKTIKGYGMGEAGEGQNITHQQKKIGEEALRHFRDRFNIPITEEQLDDLPFYKPAEDSAPIRYLRERREALGGYLPARNIRASRLEVPELSSLSVLLEGSGERELSTTMAFVRILMTLTRDKQIKDRVVPIVADEARTFGMEGMFRQVGIYASTGQLYTPEDRDQLAYYREEKHGQMLQEGINEAGALCSWIAAGTSYANHGLHMIPFFIFYSMFGFQRVGDLIWQAGDMRARGFLMGATSGRTTLNGEGLQHQDGHSHLVAATVPTCRAYDPTYGYELAVIIQDGLRRMYSEDEDTFYYITLLNENYPHGTLPEGSVEGICKGMYRLREAEGGHAGTGADTPWAQLLGSGAILREVEAAAELLRNDFGVAADVWSVPSFNQLRRDGVEVERWNRLHPEDEPRRSYVDTLLGPTEGPVIAATDYVRSFAEQIRPFVPRRYVTLGTDGFGRSDTRERLRAFFEVDRRHVAVAALKALADEGAVPPAKVAEAIGRYEIETRGPEPWKV from the coding sequence ATGGAAGCGAACGACAAAGTCGTGACCCTTGATTCTTCATTCCCCCCGAGCGATATCGATCCCCAGGAAACCCGCGAATGGAAGGACGCCCTCGCCGAGGTCATCGAGCGTGACGGGCCGGCGCGAGCGCACTTCTTGATCGAGGCGCTGGTCGAGAAGGCACGCCGCACCGGGGCCTACCTACCCTTCAACGCCACCACCGCCTACATCAACACGATTCCACCGCACCAGGAAGCCAGACGCGCCGGCGACCCATCGCTCGAGCGGCGGATCAAGTCGATCATTCGCTGGAACGCAATGGCCATGGTGGTCAAGGCAAATCGCAAGGGCGGCGGATTGGGCGGCCACATTGCCAGCTACCAATCGGTAGCCAACCTCTTCGAAGTCGGGTTCAATCACTTCTTTCACGCGCCCAGCGACGAGCACGGTGGCGATCTCGTCATGTTCCAGGGGCACAGCTCACCGGGCGTCTATGCCCGGGCCTTTCTGGAGGGGCGGATCACAGAGGAGCAGCTCAACCACTTCCGCGAGGAGGTGGGCGGCAACGGCCTCTCGTCGTACCCCCATCCGTGGCTGATGCCGGGCTTCTGGCAGTTCCCGACGGTGTCAATGGGACTGACTTCGATCTCGGCCATCTATCAGGCCCGCTTCATGAAGTACCTGCACAACCGTGGTCTCGTCGACACCGAGGGTCGCAAAGTCTGGGCGTTTCTGGGCGATGGCGAAATGGACGAGCCGGAATCGCTGGGTGCGATCTCGCTGGCCACCCGCGAGAAGCTCGACAATCTGATCTTTGTCATCAACTGCAACCTCCAGCGCCTCGACGGACCGGTACGCGGCAACGGCAAGATCATTCAGGAGCTGGAAGCCGTGTTTCGGGGCGCCGGCTGGAACGTGATCAAGGTCGTGTGGGGCTCGAACTGGGACCCGCTGATCGCGCGAGACCAGTCGGGCCTCCTGCGCCGGCGAATGGAAGAGGTCGTCGACGGTGAGTACCAGGCCTTCGCCGCCAACGACGGTGCCTTCGTGCGTGAGAACTTCTTCGGCAAATACCCGGAGCTCAAAGAAATGGTCGCCGACATGTCGGACGAGGACCTCTGGCGCTTGAAGCGCGGTGGCCACGATCCGCAAAAGGTCTACGCCGCCTACGCGGCGGCCGTAAAGCACGAAGGTCGGCCGACGGTGATCCTGGCGAAGACCATCAAAGGCTACGGCATGGGCGAAGCCGGCGAAGGCCAGAACATCACGCACCAGCAGAAGAAGATCGGAGAGGAAGCGCTCCGGCACTTCCGGGACCGCTTCAACATTCCGATCACCGAAGAACAGCTCGATGATCTTCCGTTCTACAAGCCCGCCGAGGACAGCGCCCCGATCCGCTATCTGCGCGAGCGCCGGGAGGCCCTCGGCGGGTACCTTCCGGCGAGAAACATCCGCGCTTCAAGGCTCGAAGTTCCGGAGCTCTCGAGCCTGAGCGTCCTTCTCGAGGGCAGCGGCGAACGGGAGCTCTCAACCACCATGGCCTTTGTCCGCATCCTGATGACGCTGACGCGGGACAAGCAGATCAAGGATCGCGTGGTACCGATCGTGGCCGACGAGGCACGCACGTTCGGCATGGAGGGAATGTTCAGGCAGGTCGGTATTTACGCGTCCACGGGCCAGCTCTACACCCCCGAGGACCGCGACCAGCTTGCCTACTACCGAGAAGAGAAGCACGGCCAGATGCTCCAAGAAGGTATCAACGAAGCCGGAGCCCTGTGCTCGTGGATCGCCGCCGGTACTTCCTACGCCAACCACGGCCTTCACATGATTCCCTTTTTCATCTTCTATTCGATGTTCGGATTTCAGCGGGTCGGGGACCTCATTTGGCAGGCGGGCGACATGCGCGCCCGCGGATTCCTCATGGGGGCGACTTCCGGGCGAACCACTTTGAACGGCGAGGGACTTCAGCACCAGGACGGACACAGCCATCTCGTCGCCGCCACGGTTCCGACATGCCGGGCCTATGACCCGACCTACGGCTACGAGCTCGCCGTGATCATCCAGGACGGTTTGCGCCGGATGTATTCGGAAGACGAAGACACCTTCTACTACATCACGTTGTTGAATGAGAACTATCCGCACGGGACCCTGCCCGAAGGTTCTGTCGAGGGCATCTGCAAGGGGATGTACAGGTTGCGGGAAGCCGAGGGCGGTCATGCCGGCACTGGCGCCGATACGCCGTGGGCGCAGCTGCTCGGTTCCGGGGCCATTCTGCGCGAGGTCGAAGCCGCGGCCGAGTTGCTGCGCAACGACTTCGGGGTCGCGGCCGACGTTTGGAGCGTGCCCAGCTTCAACCAGCTGCGGCGAGACGGCGTCGAGGTAGAGCGCTGGAATCGGCTGCACCCGGAGGACGAGCCGAGGCGGAGTTATGTCGACACGCTGCTCGGCCCGACCGAAGGACCGGTGATCGCGGCTACCGACTACGTTCGTTCATTTGCCGAACAGATCAGGCCATTCGTGCCGCGCCGGTACGTCACCCTGGGTACCGACGGATTCGGACGGAGCGACACCCGGGAGCGGTTGCGGGCGTTTTTCGAAGTCGATCGGCGCCACGTCGCGGTTGCTGCTCTCAAGGCGCTTGCCGACGAAGGAGCCGTGCCGCCGGCGAAGGTCGCGGAGGCCATCGGTCGGTACGAGATCGAGACACGGGGTCCGGAGCCCTGGAAGGTCTAG